One window of the Nocardia huaxiensis genome contains the following:
- a CDS encoding enoyl-CoA hydratase-related protein produces MHFTEIDYAVTDGTATITLERPDRLNAFTYRMAREIVAACDLADADDSVRAVIVTGRGRAFCAGADLDPGAGEFDQTRYTGPVFDDGTARDGGGYASLRIAAMQKPVIGAINGAAIGIGSTLTLPMDIRIASESARFGFVFTRRSLVPEAASTWFLPRLVGMSRAMEWVTTGRTFGAAEALAGGLVSRVCPDDALLETAYALAAEIAENVAPVAFAAAKQMMWAMAEDGGPWVAHRLESQVLGALIGSKDFAEGVAAFLERRKPAFQLGPAADLPAMVPVWPRRSG; encoded by the coding sequence ATGCATTTCACCGAAATCGACTATGCCGTCACCGACGGAACGGCAACGATCACTTTGGAACGGCCCGACAGACTCAACGCATTCACCTACCGGATGGCGCGTGAAATCGTCGCCGCATGTGATCTGGCCGACGCCGACGATTCGGTCCGGGCCGTGATCGTGACGGGGCGCGGGCGTGCGTTCTGCGCGGGCGCCGACCTTGATCCAGGCGCGGGGGAGTTCGACCAGACCCGGTACACCGGTCCGGTCTTCGACGACGGCACCGCGCGCGACGGCGGAGGCTATGCGTCCCTTCGTATCGCCGCCATGCAGAAGCCGGTGATCGGAGCGATCAACGGCGCCGCGATCGGGATCGGTTCGACGCTGACCCTGCCCATGGATATCCGAATCGCTTCCGAGAGTGCGCGATTCGGGTTCGTCTTCACTCGGCGCAGTCTGGTGCCCGAAGCCGCGTCGACCTGGTTCCTACCGCGGCTGGTCGGTATGTCGCGGGCGATGGAGTGGGTCACGACGGGCCGGACGTTCGGAGCGGCGGAAGCACTCGCGGGCGGCCTGGTCTCGCGGGTGTGCCCGGATGACGCTCTGCTCGAGACGGCCTACGCGCTGGCCGCCGAGATAGCCGAGAACGTTGCCCCGGTGGCCTTCGCCGCGGCCAAACAGATGATGTGGGCGATGGCCGAGGACGGTGGCCCGTGGGTCGCGCACCGGCTGGAATCTCAGGTGCTCGGGGCGCTCATCGGCTCCAAGGATTTCGCCGAGGGCGTGGCCGCGTTCCTGGAACGGCGGAAGCCCGCGTTCCAACTCGGTCCCGCTGCCGACCTCCCCGCGATGGTCCCGGTGTGGCCTCGCCGATCGGGCTGA
- a CDS encoding MaoC family dehydratase, whose translation MMIFNGIAELPTAVGTHLGYGDWLTVTQQRVDLFADATDDHQWIHVDPEAAAAGPFGAPIAHGFLTLSLMSVLTAQIWRVEGLQMGINYGCNKVRFPAVVKVGDRVRAGAELSAVEPTPAGTRMTITATVEIDGGAKPACVAEWLLLLVD comes from the coding sequence ATGATGATTTTCAACGGAATCGCCGAGCTGCCGACGGCAGTCGGCACGCATCTGGGCTACGGCGACTGGTTGACCGTCACCCAGCAGCGGGTGGATCTCTTCGCCGACGCGACCGACGACCACCAGTGGATCCATGTCGACCCGGAGGCAGCGGCCGCGGGGCCGTTCGGTGCCCCCATCGCGCATGGATTCCTCACCCTTTCCCTGATGTCCGTGCTCACCGCGCAGATCTGGCGTGTCGAGGGCTTGCAGATGGGAATCAACTACGGCTGCAACAAGGTTCGATTCCCCGCTGTGGTGAAGGTGGGGGACAGGGTCCGCGCCGGCGCCGAACTCAGTGCGGTCGAACCGACTCCGGCGGGAACGCGGATGACGATCACCGCGACCGTCGAGATCGACGGCGGCGCCAAACCGGCCTGTGTGGCCGAATGGCTGCTGCTACTCGTGGATTGA
- the fabG gene encoding 3-oxoacyl-ACP reductase FabG: MSTDSARTAIVTGAARGIGAATAKALAAEGCAVAVLDLDEAACKTVVEEIEVAGGRALAVAADVSDEDGVTAAVQRVAADLGAPTVLVNNAGIIRDNMLFKMTAGDWDAVMNVHLRGSFLMSRAVQSYMTSAGWGRVINLSSTSALGNRGQANYSAAKAGLQGFTKTLAIELGRFGVTVNAIAPGFIETEMTAATAERMGLSFEEFRDAVVKQIPVGRAGKPEDIAAAVSFLAGERAGYISGQVLYVAGGPTA; the protein is encoded by the coding sequence ATGAGTACCGACAGTGCCCGGACAGCCATCGTCACCGGAGCCGCACGCGGCATCGGCGCGGCCACCGCGAAGGCTCTGGCCGCCGAGGGATGCGCCGTCGCGGTTCTCGACCTCGACGAGGCCGCATGCAAGACGGTCGTCGAGGAGATCGAGGTGGCAGGTGGCCGCGCTCTCGCGGTGGCCGCCGACGTCTCCGATGAGGACGGCGTGACCGCCGCCGTGCAGCGTGTCGCCGCTGACCTCGGCGCACCCACCGTCCTGGTGAACAATGCCGGAATCATCCGCGACAACATGCTTTTCAAGATGACCGCGGGCGACTGGGACGCGGTGATGAACGTCCACCTGCGGGGCTCGTTCCTGATGAGCCGGGCGGTGCAGTCCTACATGACGAGCGCCGGGTGGGGCCGGGTCATCAACCTGTCCAGCACTTCCGCGCTCGGCAATCGCGGCCAGGCCAATTACTCCGCGGCGAAGGCCGGCCTGCAGGGCTTCACCAAAACACTCGCGATCGAACTGGGCAGGTTCGGCGTCACCGTCAACGCGATCGCGCCGGGATTCATCGAAACCGAGATGACCGCGGCGACTGCCGAACGCATGGGACTGTCGTTCGAGGAGTTCCGTGACGCGGTGGTCAAACAGATCCCCGTCGGCCGGGCGGGCAAGCCCGAGGACATCGCCGCCGCGGTCTCCTTCCTCGCGGGGGAGCGGGCGGGGTACATCTCCGGCCAGGTGCTGTACGTCGCGGGCGGCCCGACCGCCTGA
- a CDS encoding AMP-binding protein, with translation MTTVGDFDPVQIIHGFARTRPHDVALRCQDSVLTFAELDARADRVGRALMRSGVTRGQRVAYLGRNWPEFFEVLFGCAKIGAVLAPLNWRLTTADLAELISDAEARIVVTDEEFADAAPSRVTRVIIGAGYEAWRDAENPGDASIVSRPDDAFIQFYTSGTTGLPKAVIITNRNLAHLFQAARCWRVDAESVVSVVMPLFHMGGSAWAFVALFRGAQCVLAPEFDAAALVSDIGRLKITNVLVAPSMLQMMVDVLDTGKADFPALRSIVYGAAPISLPLLRRVQERIDAPLIQVFGLTETCGAIVQLDPEDHHGDLLASVGKPYPWVEVEIRDPHTESRLPSGSDGEIWVRAGQCSEGYWKRPDATAQLRAPDGWLRTGDVGHFDDSGYLFVTDRLKDMIITGGENVYPAEVERVLVTHPQVAEVAVIGVPDRTWGEAVAAIVVPRRGAQLGEAALINWARPRIAGFRRPRRVVFIDSLPRNPSGKVLKGELRQYFPNRP, from the coding sequence ATGACGACAGTTGGCGACTTCGACCCTGTTCAGATCATCCACGGCTTCGCCCGCACCCGTCCGCACGATGTCGCGTTGCGATGCCAGGACTCGGTCCTGACATTCGCCGAGCTGGACGCTCGGGCCGACCGGGTGGGCCGGGCGCTGATGCGATCGGGCGTCACCCGTGGACAGCGCGTCGCCTACCTCGGTCGCAACTGGCCGGAGTTCTTCGAAGTGCTGTTCGGATGCGCGAAGATCGGGGCGGTGCTCGCCCCGTTGAACTGGCGGCTGACCACTGCTGATCTCGCCGAATTGATCTCCGACGCCGAGGCGCGGATCGTCGTGACCGACGAGGAATTCGCCGATGCGGCGCCATCCCGGGTGACCAGGGTGATCATCGGTGCGGGCTACGAGGCATGGCGTGATGCCGAGAATCCGGGGGACGCGAGCATCGTTTCGAGACCCGACGACGCCTTCATCCAGTTCTACACATCGGGCACCACCGGTCTTCCCAAGGCCGTGATCATCACCAATCGCAACCTGGCCCATTTGTTCCAGGCTGCTCGATGCTGGCGGGTCGACGCGGAATCTGTTGTGTCCGTTGTGATGCCGCTGTTCCATATGGGTGGCTCGGCGTGGGCGTTCGTCGCTCTTTTCCGCGGGGCGCAATGCGTACTCGCCCCTGAATTCGATGCCGCGGCGCTGGTCTCGGATATCGGACGGCTGAAGATCACGAATGTCCTTGTCGCGCCGTCGATGCTGCAGATGATGGTCGACGTCCTCGACACCGGAAAGGCGGACTTCCCGGCCCTGCGATCCATCGTCTACGGCGCCGCACCGATATCGTTGCCGCTCCTGCGCCGTGTCCAGGAGCGGATCGACGCGCCGTTGATCCAGGTGTTCGGGCTGACCGAAACCTGCGGCGCCATTGTTCAACTGGACCCCGAGGATCACCACGGTGATCTGCTGGCCTCGGTCGGAAAGCCCTACCCGTGGGTGGAGGTCGAAATCCGTGACCCTCACACCGAATCGCGGCTGCCCAGCGGCAGCGACGGTGAGATCTGGGTGCGTGCCGGGCAATGCAGCGAGGGGTACTGGAAGCGACCGGACGCGACGGCCCAGCTGCGAGCCCCGGATGGATGGCTGCGCACCGGCGATGTAGGCCATTTCGACGACTCGGGCTACCTGTTCGTCACCGACCGGCTCAAGGACATGATCATCACCGGCGGCGAGAACGTCTACCCGGCCGAAGTGGAGCGGGTGCTCGTCACGCATCCCCAGGTCGCCGAGGTCGCTGTGATCGGCGTCCCCGACCGTACCTGGGGTGAAGCCGTCGCGGCGATCGTCGTGCCCCGCCGAGGCGCGCAGCTCGGTGAGGCCGCCTTGATCAATTGGGCGCGTCCGCGCATCGCCGGTTTCCGTCGCCCCCGCCGCGTCGTGTTCATCGATTCCCTGCCGCGGAATCCGAGCGGCAAGGTGCTCAAAGGCGAACTGCGCCAGTACTTCCCGAACCGGCCGTGA
- a CDS encoding MaoC/PaaZ C-terminal domain-containing protein: protein MTLTREVRAGTPLPERRIDAVNPDHIRIVALVLRDSNPIHFDLGAVARAGLGDREVNQGGTTMAYVLDLLAEWAGTRSALRRIDCSFRANVFAGDDVLVGGEVTAVTEDGSGLLVDCDVWAEVDGRRVIAGSATLALE from the coding sequence GTGACTCTCACACGCGAGGTGCGGGCCGGAACCCCGCTGCCCGAACGCCGGATCGACGCGGTGAACCCGGACCACATCAGGATCGTCGCACTCGTTCTGCGGGATTCCAATCCGATCCACTTCGACCTCGGCGCGGTGGCGCGTGCCGGCTTGGGCGACCGTGAAGTCAATCAGGGCGGCACGACCATGGCCTACGTGCTGGATCTGCTCGCGGAATGGGCCGGCACACGCAGCGCCCTGCGCCGGATCGACTGCTCCTTCCGGGCCAATGTCTTCGCCGGCGACGACGTCCTCGTCGGCGGTGAGGTGACCGCGGTGACCGAGGACGGGTCCGGCCTGTTGGTCGACTGCGATGTGTGGGCCGAGGTGGACGGCCGTCGCGTCATTGCCGGCAGTGCCACCCTCGCCCTGGAGTGA
- a CDS encoding acyl-CoA dehydrogenase family protein — MPLWPSSEEKELRAAVAGIAGRFGHEYYRSKAATGEPMTELWERLGQGGYLGVSIPEEYGGSGAGLTELAIVLEELSAGGCPELALVLSQGIGGSVLARHGTEAQKRRYLPGIASGAEKFVFALTEPDAGSNSHNVATWAKRDGDDWIVRGTKYYISGIDHCDHFLLVARTGTDERTGRGRLTLFVVDDPAVRGLSRQLIPTALGAPERQFTLFFDDVRLPAEAVVGEVDNGLSALFDGLNPERVLSAVICTGVGRYAIDKAVRYVKERNVWGVPVGTYQGVQHPLAEAAIELAAAEAMVWRAAAEIDAGLPAGETANMAKFLASRAGYRALDAAIQMHGGNGMSHEYGLADLWGIVRLQQVAPVSTQMVLNHIAQHGLGLPRSY, encoded by the coding sequence CTGCCCCTATGGCCGAGCAGTGAGGAAAAGGAGCTGCGAGCCGCCGTCGCAGGAATTGCCGGCCGGTTCGGTCATGAGTACTACCGGTCCAAGGCGGCCACCGGCGAACCCATGACCGAGTTGTGGGAGCGATTGGGGCAGGGCGGATATCTGGGGGTCAGCATCCCCGAGGAATACGGCGGCAGCGGCGCGGGGCTCACCGAGCTCGCCATCGTGCTGGAGGAATTGTCCGCGGGCGGCTGCCCGGAACTGGCCCTGGTGTTGTCCCAGGGCATCGGGGGCAGCGTGCTGGCACGGCACGGCACCGAGGCGCAGAAGCGTCGCTACCTGCCCGGAATCGCCAGCGGCGCAGAGAAGTTCGTTTTCGCACTGACCGAACCGGACGCCGGTTCCAACTCGCACAATGTCGCTACGTGGGCCAAGCGCGACGGCGATGACTGGATCGTGCGCGGCACCAAGTACTACATCTCGGGAATCGATCACTGCGACCACTTCCTGCTGGTGGCGCGCACCGGTACCGACGAACGGACCGGACGTGGCCGGCTCACGCTGTTCGTCGTCGATGATCCAGCCGTCCGTGGCCTGAGCCGCCAGCTCATCCCGACCGCACTCGGTGCTCCCGAACGTCAGTTCACCCTGTTCTTCGACGATGTCCGGCTGCCCGCCGAAGCCGTTGTCGGCGAGGTCGACAACGGTCTGTCCGCACTGTTCGACGGCCTGAATCCGGAGCGAGTGCTCAGCGCCGTCATCTGCACCGGCGTGGGGCGGTACGCGATCGACAAGGCGGTCCGCTACGTCAAGGAACGCAATGTCTGGGGTGTCCCGGTCGGCACCTATCAGGGCGTCCAGCACCCCCTTGCCGAGGCCGCCATCGAGCTGGCCGCAGCCGAGGCGATGGTCTGGCGGGCCGCGGCCGAGATCGATGCCGGCCTGCCGGCGGGCGAGACGGCGAATATGGCCAAATTCCTCGCCTCCCGTGCGGGCTACAGGGCGCTCGACGCCGCGATCCAAATGCACGGCGGCAACGGCATGTCCCACGAGTACGGTCTCGCGGATCTGTGGGGCATCGTGCGGCTGCAGCAGGTCGCGCCGGTGTCGACGCAAATGGTGCTCAACCACATCGCGCAGCACGGCCTCGGGCTGCCGAGGTCGTACTGA
- a CDS encoding SDR family NAD(P)-dependent oxidoreductase — MSGGRLAGRTAVVTGGNSGIGHALAVGLARAGADIAVWTRNVDRSASVVEEIHALGVKAIAVQCDIADERSVDSAMDRTVAELGPLGCFVANAGIAEAAPITEMSLDTWHRVLRTNLDGGFLCGRAAARRFVAQGDGGSIIVVSSTISRYGGAGQAAYATSKTGLLGLARTMAVELARHRVRCNILIPGWTRTAMNTDLQADERFMQATTARTPARRWAEPREFHEVAAFLADPSLTFHTGNEVVVDGGYTIF; from the coding sequence ATGAGCGGGGGCAGGCTGGCTGGGCGCACGGCCGTCGTCACCGGCGGCAACAGCGGTATCGGCCACGCCCTGGCGGTGGGCCTGGCCCGCGCGGGCGCCGATATCGCGGTGTGGACGCGCAATGTCGACCGCAGCGCATCGGTTGTCGAGGAAATCCACGCTCTCGGCGTGAAAGCGATTGCGGTGCAGTGCGATATCGCGGACGAACGGTCCGTGGACTCGGCGATGGACCGCACGGTCGCCGAGCTGGGGCCGCTCGGCTGTTTCGTGGCGAACGCGGGAATCGCCGAGGCCGCACCGATCACCGAGATGTCGCTCGACACCTGGCATCGGGTGTTGCGCACCAATCTCGACGGTGGTTTCCTGTGCGGCCGCGCCGCCGCGCGCCGGTTCGTCGCGCAGGGGGACGGCGGTTCAATCATCGTCGTCTCCTCGACGATCAGTCGCTACGGGGGAGCGGGGCAGGCCGCCTACGCGACCAGCAAGACCGGTCTGCTCGGACTCGCCCGCACGATGGCGGTGGAACTGGCCCGCCACCGGGTCCGGTGCAACATCCTGATCCCGGGCTGGACCCGCACCGCGATGAACACCGATCTGCAGGCGGACGAACGGTTCATGCAGGCGACCACGGCGCGCACACCGGCACGCCGGTGGGCCGAGCCGCGCGAATTCCATGAGGTCGCAGCCTTTCTCGCGGACCCGTCACTGACCTTCCACACCGGCAACGAAGTCGTTGTCGATGGCGGCTACACGATCTTCTGA
- a CDS encoding acyl-CoA dehydrogenase family protein has product MTDITTPATGDLLYSEIEEDLRASVRALLGKRSPWDVVLARTESDATTDLALWHTLTVDIGCAALAVPEAAGGAGAGWREAAIVAEELGRAVAAVPFLGSAGIAVALLLELGRTDLLGAVAGGATMAAVALPFSTAPGDSVDAVLVRDGKLYGTVTSVADAAAADFLLVPAGDAVYRVAADAAGLRRTEVVSLDMTRPLVDLVFDSVEAELLAAGEHIPAAVGEALRIGAVLLASEQLGLAERCFEMALEYVRIRRQFGRVIGSYQAIKHRLAELWVLLTQARAVARYAAECAATRSPDLPVAAALAQAHCSVVSQQIAEECVQFHGGIGFTWEHPAHLYLKRAKSSAIALGTPERHRAALAELVDIAAPHAEAC; this is encoded by the coding sequence ATGACCGACATCACGACCCCGGCGACCGGTGACCTGCTCTATTCGGAGATCGAGGAGGACCTGCGGGCGAGTGTGCGGGCACTGCTCGGCAAGCGCAGCCCCTGGGATGTGGTACTCGCCCGAACCGAAAGCGACGCCACCACCGATCTGGCGCTCTGGCACACGCTGACGGTCGACATCGGTTGTGCCGCACTGGCTGTGCCGGAGGCCGCCGGTGGCGCCGGAGCCGGTTGGCGGGAGGCGGCGATCGTGGCCGAAGAACTCGGGCGGGCAGTCGCCGCCGTTCCCTTTCTCGGATCCGCCGGCATAGCGGTGGCCCTGCTGCTCGAGCTCGGCCGGACCGATCTCCTGGGCGCGGTGGCGGGCGGAGCGACCATGGCGGCGGTCGCACTCCCGTTCAGCACCGCTCCGGGCGACTCCGTCGACGCGGTCCTGGTTCGGGACGGAAAGCTCTACGGCACAGTGACTTCGGTCGCCGATGCGGCAGCGGCCGATTTCCTCCTCGTCCCGGCGGGCGACGCCGTCTACCGGGTCGCGGCCGACGCGGCCGGGCTGCGTCGCACCGAGGTGGTATCGCTCGATATGACTCGCCCGCTGGTGGACCTCGTCTTCGACAGCGTCGAGGCCGAACTCCTCGCGGCGGGCGAGCACATCCCCGCGGCAGTAGGCGAGGCGCTGCGGATCGGCGCCGTACTGCTCGCCTCTGAACAGTTGGGACTGGCCGAACGCTGCTTCGAGATGGCGCTCGAATATGTGCGGATCCGGCGGCAGTTCGGCCGCGTGATCGGCTCCTACCAGGCGATCAAGCATCGGCTGGCGGAGCTGTGGGTGCTGCTCACCCAAGCGCGGGCGGTGGCACGGTACGCGGCCGAATGCGCGGCGACCCGGTCCCCGGATCTACCGGTCGCGGCAGCACTGGCCCAGGCGCACTGTTCGGTCGTCTCCCAGCAGATCGCCGAGGAATGCGTGCAGTTCCACGGCGGAATCGGTTTCACCTGGGAGCATCCGGCCCACCTCTATCTCAAACGCGCGAAGAGCAGTGCGATCGCGCTGGGCACACCCGAGCGGCATCGCGCGGCGCTCGCCGAACTCGTGGACATCGCAGCACCCCATGCCGAGGCCTGCTGA
- a CDS encoding acyl-CoA dehydrogenase family protein: protein MTTESALDAERLAAYVREFLREHDPATTDRLEFLRARFDAGLAWVHYPEGAGGLGLDPVLQSDVDDLIANAGAPDNRPELNFIGLHMAAPTLLRFGTPEQRQRWLRPLWTGEELWCQLFSEPGAGSDLADVGTSAVRDGDGWIVNGQKVWTSLAHQADWAILLARTDIAQPKHRGLSYFVCDMRAPGVDVRPLRQITGESEFNEVYLDNVRIAGDQLLGEIGQGWTVAGHTLANERVAIGAGTIPRESGTIGTLAQTWRTRPDLRRAGLHDQVVRFWVEAEAARLTAERLRQQQAAGLPGPEGSGAKLSHARLNQQISSFELELLGAEGLRYSDYTARRPVIVADWAEESAGWRFLRAKGNSIEGGTSDIMRNIIAERVLGLPAEARADKDIPWKDLPR from the coding sequence GTGACCACCGAGAGCGCTCTCGACGCGGAGAGACTCGCAGCGTATGTGCGTGAATTCCTTCGCGAACACGACCCCGCCACCACCGACCGGCTCGAATTCCTGCGCGCCCGTTTCGACGCCGGGCTCGCCTGGGTGCACTACCCGGAAGGCGCCGGCGGACTCGGGCTGGATCCCGTGCTGCAATCCGACGTGGACGACCTGATCGCGAACGCCGGTGCGCCGGACAACCGGCCGGAGTTGAACTTCATCGGTCTCCATATGGCCGCGCCGACCCTCCTGCGCTTCGGGACGCCGGAACAGCGGCAACGGTGGCTTCGCCCGCTGTGGACCGGAGAAGAACTCTGGTGCCAGCTGTTCAGCGAGCCCGGCGCCGGTTCCGACCTGGCTGATGTGGGAACGAGCGCGGTCCGCGACGGCGATGGCTGGATCGTCAACGGACAGAAGGTCTGGACCTCGCTCGCACATCAGGCGGACTGGGCGATTCTGCTGGCGCGCACCGACATTGCGCAGCCGAAGCATCGGGGACTGTCGTATTTCGTCTGCGATATGCGCGCTCCCGGAGTCGACGTCCGGCCGCTGCGGCAGATCACCGGCGAAAGCGAGTTCAACGAGGTCTATCTCGACAACGTCCGCATCGCCGGCGATCAGCTGCTCGGTGAGATCGGGCAGGGCTGGACGGTCGCCGGTCACACCCTGGCGAACGAGCGGGTCGCGATCGGCGCGGGCACGATTCCGCGCGAGAGCGGCACGATCGGCACGCTGGCGCAGACCTGGCGGACCCGGCCGGACCTGCGGCGGGCGGGTCTGCACGACCAGGTCGTGCGGTTCTGGGTCGAGGCCGAAGCCGCTCGGCTCACCGCGGAGCGCCTGCGTCAGCAGCAGGCGGCCGGGCTACCGGGCCCCGAGGGGTCCGGAGCGAAACTCAGCCACGCTCGGTTGAACCAGCAGATTTCCTCATTCGAGCTGGAACTCCTTGGTGCGGAGGGTCTTCGGTACTCCGACTACACCGCGCGGCGGCCCGTCATCGTCGCCGACTGGGCCGAGGAGTCGGCCGGCTGGCGATTCCTGCGCGCCAAGGGCAACTCGATCGAGGGCGGCACCTCCGACATCATGCGCAACATCATCGCCGAGCGAGTGCTCGGACTGCCTGCCGAGGCCAGGGCGGACAAAGACATTCCGTGGAAGGACCTGCCACGATGA
- a CDS encoding Zn-ribbon domain-containing OB-fold protein, producing the protein MSITTQRVHWDLNYDIHLGATWGRFMAGLIEQKILANRCPDCTRVFVPPQAYCESCFVRTGEWLELPPEGIVEAFTVAWQSFRGGPTPPYAIAAIRLDGASTMLMHYVRGVDLSDPKTVRGQLLPGTRVRAVWAADRTGQILDISHFAPI; encoded by the coding sequence GTGAGCATCACGACGCAGCGGGTCCACTGGGACCTGAACTACGACATTCACCTGGGTGCGACCTGGGGCCGTTTCATGGCGGGGCTCATCGAACAGAAGATCCTGGCCAACCGGTGTCCGGACTGCACCCGGGTGTTCGTTCCACCGCAGGCCTACTGCGAGTCCTGCTTCGTTCGCACCGGCGAGTGGCTCGAGCTGCCACCCGAGGGGATCGTCGAAGCATTCACTGTGGCTTGGCAGAGTTTTCGCGGCGGCCCCACCCCGCCGTATGCCATCGCGGCGATCCGCCTCGACGGCGCGAGCACGATGCTCATGCACTACGTGCGCGGGGTGGATCTCTCCGATCCGAAAACAGTTCGCGGACAACTACTTCCCGGCACGCGCGTGCGGGCCGTCTGGGCGGCGGACCGCACCGGCCAGATCCTCGACATCTCGCATTTCGCTCCGATCTGA
- a CDS encoding thiolase family protein, giving the protein MATRAMIAGVGSTPATSPRKQERSALELVQEAVWAALAHSGAAPNSLDGIVIGNIDGFEGTVLGAKHLVRRLGLGADLPVSIVNTGGTTGGNLMQLAARQVRSGDRRRVLCVGGPTFYGAEDLQSAINTNSPMIVEQPLGMGAYHMGAFYPSAYQQRFGATVEDFAVSVVQAHEHASRNPYAHLRDTLTVADVVASKPLSHPMTMAMVCPVSTSANALLVTSEQSAVELRPTPVLIRAMATSSDPYLGGGKNDFAAMENLSILARKVYRIADIRNPREDIDVVELFAPYAPMQPMQLEALGFAPPGGGIDLIRSGATGFDGDLPTNLSGGPLCTNAGVAGELAPYVYVALQLMGDAPEEMQVAGARRGLAHGTGGTFFQFENLAILERQERP; this is encoded by the coding sequence ATGGCCACGCGGGCAATGATCGCCGGGGTGGGCAGCACCCCTGCCACCTCACCACGCAAGCAGGAGCGCTCGGCGCTCGAGCTGGTACAGGAAGCGGTGTGGGCCGCGCTCGCGCACTCGGGCGCCGCACCGAATTCGCTGGACGGCATAGTGATCGGCAATATCGACGGCTTCGAGGGCACCGTGCTCGGCGCCAAGCATCTCGTGCGCAGACTCGGTCTCGGGGCCGATCTTCCGGTGTCGATCGTCAATACCGGCGGCACGACGGGCGGCAACCTGATGCAGCTCGCGGCACGGCAGGTGCGGTCCGGCGACCGCCGGCGCGTGCTCTGTGTGGGCGGCCCGACCTTCTACGGCGCCGAGGACCTGCAGTCGGCCATCAACACGAATTCGCCGATGATCGTCGAACAGCCGCTGGGCATGGGCGCCTACCACATGGGAGCGTTCTATCCGAGCGCGTACCAGCAGCGCTTCGGCGCGACCGTCGAGGATTTCGCGGTGAGCGTGGTGCAGGCGCACGAGCACGCGTCACGGAATCCGTACGCGCACTTGCGCGATACCCTCACCGTCGCGGATGTGGTGGCGTCCAAACCGCTGTCCCATCCCATGACGATGGCGATGGTCTGCCCGGTGTCCACCTCGGCCAACGCACTGCTGGTCACCTCCGAGCAGAGCGCCGTCGAGTTGCGTCCGACGCCGGTCCTGATCCGCGCGATGGCGACCTCCAGCGATCCGTATCTGGGCGGCGGGAAGAACGACTTCGCCGCCATGGAGAACCTGTCGATCCTGGCCCGCAAGGTCTATCGGATCGCCGACATCCGCAACCCGCGCGAGGACATCGACGTCGTCGAACTGTTCGCGCCGTACGCACCCATGCAGCCGATGCAGCTGGAGGCCCTCGGATTCGCCCCGCCGGGCGGGGGCATCGACCTGATTCGTTCCGGTGCAACGGGATTCGACGGCGACCTGCCGACGAACCTGTCCGGTGGACCGCTGTGCACCAATGCCGGAGTCGCCGGTGAGCTGGCCCCGTACGTGTATGTCGCCCTGCAACTGATGGGCGACGCGCCGGAGGAGATGCAGGTGGCCGGTGCCCGGCGCGGCCTCGCACACGGCACCGGCGGCACCTTCTTCCAGTTCGAGAACCTTGCCATCCTCGAAAGACAGGAACGCCCGTGA